The Actinomadura sp. WMMB 499 genome includes a window with the following:
- a CDS encoding dienelactone hydrolase family protein — MQSTDAAWVTFPSGPDEIRGYLGLPARTSGGAPPPVVVMAHENLGVTAHRERVTELFAAAGFACLTVDLYSRIGGRPPQDHTTPEERRAKAFLAARDEQAVPDLDAGLDYLAGRGDVDASRAAAVGFCLGGGLVLAWATRTDRLACAVPLYGLPELPPAYSPTGRIRSRIDIADTVRCPVQAHFGGADEVIPLDQVGRLEEALKRSGRPIDVHVYADAGHAYHDDTHPNHHPEAARLTWERTLDFLRIHL; from the coding sequence ATGCAGTCCACCGACGCCGCCTGGGTGACCTTCCCCAGCGGCCCGGACGAGATCCGCGGCTACCTGGGCCTGCCCGCCCGCACCTCCGGCGGCGCCCCGCCGCCCGTCGTCGTCATGGCCCACGAGAACCTCGGCGTCACCGCCCACCGGGAACGGGTCACCGAACTCTTCGCCGCCGCGGGCTTCGCCTGCCTGACCGTCGACCTCTACAGCCGCATCGGGGGGCGGCCCCCGCAGGACCACACCACCCCCGAGGAACGGCGTGCCAAGGCGTTCCTCGCGGCCCGCGACGAGCAGGCCGTCCCCGACCTCGACGCCGGCCTGGACTACCTGGCCGGGCGCGGCGACGTCGACGCCTCCCGGGCGGCCGCCGTCGGCTTCTGCCTCGGCGGCGGCCTCGTCCTCGCCTGGGCGACCCGTACCGACCGGCTGGCCTGCGCCGTTCCGCTGTACGGACTGCCGGAGCTGCCCCCCGCCTACAGCCCGACCGGCCGGATCCGCTCGCGCATCGACATCGCCGACACCGTCCGCTGCCCCGTCCAGGCCCACTTCGGAGGAGCGGACGAGGTCATCCCGCTCGACCAGGTCGGTCGCCTCGAAGAGGCCCTCAAGCGCTCCGGCCGACCGATCGACGTGCACGTCTACGCGGATGCCGGGCACGCCTACCACGACGACACCCACCCCAATCACCACCCGGAGGCCGCCCGCCTGACCTGGGAGCGCACCCTCGACTTCCTGCGGATCCACCTGTGA
- a CDS encoding IclR family transcriptional regulator — MPDSPRPRPADGPPQDGPRRRGVRSVDRALDVLSAFSAAHPRLQLSELADVAGLPKTSTHRLAVTLVERGFLRQEGDGAYVLGNRLLELGSLVSATTALAHLTQGVAEELIRSTGETVLVAEIDWRDRSLLITAKREAPHSPESLSPLGRRSALGNGCISRAILSGLPERESEEIVATLRLAQRTPASITEPAAFRRELGASRRLGYAVEIGEFIAGIAGVAVPVMVAGRPAGAVAVCGRTERMSRRRLEALGTHIKYLLGRAAATGPPAPPRAG, encoded by the coding sequence ATGCCCGACTCTCCTCGCCCCCGTCCCGCGGACGGTCCGCCCCAGGACGGGCCGCGCCGCCGCGGAGTCCGATCCGTCGATCGGGCGCTGGACGTCCTCAGCGCGTTCAGCGCGGCGCACCCCCGCCTCCAGCTCTCCGAGCTGGCCGACGTCGCCGGACTGCCGAAGACCAGCACCCACCGCCTCGCGGTGACGCTGGTCGAACGGGGTTTCCTCCGCCAGGAGGGAGACGGCGCCTACGTGCTGGGCAACCGGCTGCTCGAACTGGGCAGCCTGGTCTCGGCCACCACCGCGCTCGCCCACCTGACCCAGGGCGTTGCCGAGGAGCTCATCCGCTCCACCGGCGAGACCGTGCTCGTCGCCGAGATCGACTGGCGGGACCGGTCCCTGCTGATCACCGCCAAGCGCGAGGCGCCGCACTCACCGGAGTCGCTGTCCCCGCTCGGCCGGCGTTCGGCGCTGGGGAACGGCTGCATCAGCCGGGCCATCCTCAGCGGCCTGCCGGAGCGGGAGAGCGAGGAGATCGTCGCCACGCTGCGGCTGGCGCAGCGCACCCCCGCCAGCATCACCGAGCCCGCCGCGTTCCGCCGCGAGCTCGGCGCCTCCCGCCGGCTCGGCTACGCCGTCGAGATCGGCGAGTTCATCGCCGGCATCGCCGGCGTGGCCGTGCCGGTCATGGTCGCCGGCCGGCCCGCCGGCGCGGTCGCCGTCTGCGGCCGCACCGAGCGCATGTCCCGGCGCCGGCTCGAGGCGCTCGGCACCCACATCAAATACCTGCTCGGACGTGCCGCGGCCACCGGGCCGCCGGCCCCGCCCCGGGCGGGCTGA
- a CDS encoding sugar ABC transporter substrate-binding protein — MHATPGRIPGRPRRLATTLALAVGLAATGCSVDDGGEAAATVPAGEELTIGFVNGNSIEFHTCLQRSMQARADRAGVELLTANSAMDPAKELSNIDDMIVKRVDAIVVQTVNIDSLEGGINRANRAKIPIFLTSVASVDQSKILGAVVTDVEKVGRELGAWLVEDSGGEAVEVGIVGGAPGAAADLMNDAFKQSLGDSVEVVFDQPALWQRAKAQDVAENLLQAQPGVSYIFVHNEDMAFGVLAALKAAGRDDIKILTNGGSAAGIEAISAGDIAVTVSNTPKSIGEMAIDNVVGLLRATPGTKKIVNVPETLVTRENANEAPPYCS, encoded by the coding sequence ATGCACGCCACCCCTGGCCGGATCCCCGGCCGACCCCGCAGGCTGGCCACGACTCTCGCGCTGGCCGTCGGCCTCGCCGCCACCGGCTGCTCCGTCGACGACGGCGGCGAGGCCGCCGCGACCGTCCCCGCCGGCGAGGAGCTGACGATCGGCTTCGTCAACGGCAACTCCATCGAATTCCACACCTGCCTCCAGCGGTCCATGCAGGCGCGCGCCGACCGTGCCGGGGTCGAGCTGCTGACGGCCAACTCGGCGATGGACCCGGCCAAGGAGCTGTCCAACATCGACGACATGATCGTCAAGCGGGTGGACGCGATCGTCGTGCAGACGGTCAACATCGACTCGCTCGAAGGCGGCATCAACCGTGCCAACCGGGCGAAGATCCCGATCTTCCTCACCTCGGTGGCCTCGGTCGACCAGAGCAAGATCCTCGGCGCGGTCGTCACCGATGTGGAGAAGGTCGGCCGGGAACTCGGCGCCTGGCTGGTCGAGGACAGCGGTGGCGAGGCCGTCGAGGTCGGCATCGTCGGCGGTGCCCCCGGAGCGGCCGCCGACCTGATGAACGACGCCTTCAAGCAGAGTCTCGGCGACTCCGTCGAGGTCGTCTTCGACCAGCCCGCGCTCTGGCAGCGCGCCAAGGCCCAGGACGTCGCCGAGAACCTGCTCCAGGCGCAGCCCGGGGTCTCCTACATCTTCGTGCACAACGAGGACATGGCCTTCGGAGTGCTGGCCGCGCTCAAGGCGGCCGGACGCGACGACATCAAGATCCTCACCAACGGGGGCAGCGCGGCGGGCATCGAGGCGATCAGCGCCGGCGACATCGCGGTCACCGTCAGCAACACGCCCAAGAGCATCGGGGAGATGGCCATCGACAACGTCGTCGGCCTGCTCCGCGCCACACCCGGGACAAAGAAGATCGTCAACGTTCCAGAAACCCTGGTGACCAGGGAAAATGCGAATGAGGCACCGCCCTACTGCTCGTGA
- a CDS encoding ABC transporter permease, giving the protein MTALTALRGRGRPALPPGVSRHAGLLTVLLVVGAYTGINSEVFLTGPNLLNVSQQIAVVAVLAAGLTLLMTAGGIDFSLGAIAAVTHGVVAQLIVGGLNEWAAAALALGLGAAVGLVNGIVVTRLKVVPFVATLATSTVLDGAALLIIDGKSVSIGEHLAPLGFGEVAGVVPAMVVIAVVVCVIAALVLRWTAFGRNAFAIGGNEDAARLAGIPVVRTKLLLYTLGGMLAGLGGVMLVARLGAASPGTGGLHLELTVVAAVVIGGTALHGGSGTLVGTALGVVLLGVVANSINLLQINSHYQNVALGAVLLVAAITNHLRRRSP; this is encoded by the coding sequence ATGACCGCACTCACCGCGCTGCGGGGCCGGGGCCGCCCCGCTCTGCCGCCGGGCGTCTCCCGGCACGCCGGCCTCCTCACGGTCCTGCTGGTCGTCGGCGCCTACACCGGGATCAACAGCGAGGTCTTCCTGACCGGGCCGAACCTCCTCAACGTCTCCCAGCAGATCGCGGTGGTGGCGGTCCTCGCGGCGGGGCTGACCCTGCTCATGACGGCGGGCGGGATCGACTTCTCGCTCGGCGCGATCGCGGCCGTCACCCACGGCGTGGTCGCCCAGCTCATCGTCGGCGGCCTCAACGAGTGGGCGGCCGCCGCGCTGGCCCTCGGGCTCGGCGCCGCCGTCGGCCTGGTCAACGGGATCGTGGTGACGCGCCTGAAGGTCGTCCCGTTCGTGGCCACGCTGGCCACCTCCACCGTCCTCGACGGCGCCGCCCTGCTGATCATCGACGGCAAGAGCGTCTCCATCGGCGAGCACCTGGCCCCGCTGGGGTTCGGCGAGGTGGCCGGCGTCGTCCCCGCCATGGTGGTCATCGCCGTCGTCGTCTGCGTGATCGCCGCCCTGGTGCTGCGCTGGACGGCGTTCGGCCGCAACGCCTTCGCCATCGGCGGGAACGAGGACGCCGCCCGGCTGGCCGGGATTCCCGTCGTCCGGACCAAGTTGCTGCTCTACACCCTCGGCGGCATGCTCGCCGGGCTCGGCGGCGTCATGCTCGTCGCCCGGCTGGGTGCGGCCAGCCCGGGCACCGGCGGCCTGCACCTGGAACTGACCGTGGTCGCCGCGGTCGTCATCGGCGGCACCGCCCTGCACGGCGGCAGCGGAACCCTCGTCGGCACCGCCCTGGGCGTCGTGCTCCTCGGCGTGGTCGCCAACTCCATCAACCTGCTCCAGATCAACTCCCACTACCAGAACGTGGCGCTCGGTGCGGTCCTGCTCGTCGCGGCCATTACCAACCACCTGCGCAGGCGCTCTCCCTGA
- a CDS encoding sugar ABC transporter ATP-binding protein — protein MAAIGGVGGGVGDERAGPADAGVQERGAAPVLELRDVRKTFGGAQALAGVDFTLRTGEVHAIVGMNGAGKSTLVELICGAFAPDAGEIAIGGRRQSALTPRRAHAAGVSMVHQKRTLVNDLTVAENILLGRLPSRRGRIQWKRANREAARALEGLGIDLSPGTVAGRLGPAEQTLVEIAREVHLGGRVLILDEPTASLGGRDAETIRRLVRTLRDRGTSIIYISHHLDEVLDLADRVTVMRDGQVAAAVRAADMDLPALIGAMVGDRLVHERPAGGRAPGAPVLRLAGLVGGRLREFDLTVGAGEVVAVLGPAGDGQSELFRLLAGLRRAEAGRVTVNGTEIAPGDVGASLAAGLRCVTGDRLSYGLVPGLGVDENLAMVRRGRLRPWLVRWRELHAEGRKARERYGVTTLHADPPVASLSGGNQQKVLLAAWLDGDPVACLLEEPTGGVDVAAKADIHHIVDGLADRGTAVLLGSSDVDEVLRLADRVVVVRSGRIVAESPIDRVTRDDLVTLTAGGDQT, from the coding sequence ATGGCAGCCATCGGTGGTGTCGGCGGCGGTGTCGGCGACGAGCGGGCGGGCCCCGCGGACGCGGGCGTCCAGGAGCGCGGGGCGGCTCCGGTGCTGGAACTGCGGGACGTGCGCAAGACGTTCGGCGGCGCCCAAGCCCTCGCCGGCGTCGATTTCACCCTGCGGACGGGCGAGGTGCACGCGATCGTCGGCATGAACGGGGCCGGCAAGTCGACGCTGGTCGAGCTCATCTGCGGCGCGTTCGCCCCGGACGCCGGGGAGATCGCCATCGGCGGGCGGCGGCAGTCCGCCCTCACGCCGCGCCGCGCCCACGCGGCCGGTGTGAGCATGGTCCACCAGAAGCGGACCCTGGTGAACGACCTGACCGTCGCGGAGAACATTCTCCTCGGGCGGCTGCCGTCCCGCCGCGGGCGCATCCAGTGGAAGCGGGCGAACCGGGAGGCGGCCCGCGCCCTGGAGGGGCTCGGCATCGATCTGTCGCCCGGAACGGTGGCCGGACGCCTCGGCCCCGCCGAGCAGACCCTCGTGGAGATCGCCCGGGAGGTGCATCTCGGCGGCCGGGTGCTGATCCTCGACGAGCCGACGGCGTCCCTGGGCGGTCGGGACGCCGAGACGATCCGCCGCCTGGTGCGCACCCTGCGCGATCGGGGCACGTCGATCATCTACATCTCCCACCACCTCGACGAGGTCCTGGACCTCGCCGACCGCGTCACCGTCATGCGGGACGGTCAGGTGGCCGCCGCCGTTCGCGCCGCGGACATGGACCTGCCCGCGCTGATCGGCGCCATGGTCGGGGACCGGCTCGTGCATGAGCGTCCGGCCGGGGGCCGGGCGCCGGGTGCGCCGGTGCTGCGGCTGGCAGGACTGGTCGGCGGGCGGCTGCGTGAGTTCGACCTGACCGTAGGGGCGGGTGAAGTGGTGGCCGTCCTCGGCCCGGCGGGCGACGGCCAGTCCGAGCTGTTCCGCCTGCTCGCCGGGCTCCGCCGGGCCGAGGCCGGGCGGGTCACGGTGAACGGCACCGAGATCGCACCCGGCGACGTGGGCGCGTCCCTGGCGGCCGGGCTGCGCTGCGTCACCGGCGATCGGCTGTCGTACGGGCTCGTGCCGGGGCTCGGCGTCGACGAGAACCTCGCCATGGTCCGCCGCGGGCGGCTGCGACCCTGGCTGGTTCGCTGGCGGGAGCTGCACGCCGAGGGCCGGAAGGCGCGGGAGCGCTACGGCGTCACGACCCTGCACGCCGACCCGCCCGTGGCCTCCCTGTCGGGGGGCAACCAGCAGAAGGTGCTGCTGGCGGCCTGGCTCGACGGCGATCCGGTGGCCTGCCTGCTCGAGGAGCCGACCGGCGGCGTGGACGTCGCGGCCAAGGCCGACATCCACCACATCGTCGACGGGCTCGCCGATCGGGGCACCGCCGTCCTGCTCGGCTCCTCCGACGTCGACGAGGTGCTGCGGCTCGCGGACCGCGTCGTCGTCGTCCGTTCCGGGCGGATCGTCGCCGAATCGCCCATCGACCGGGTCACCCGCGACGACCTCGTCACGCTGACCGCTGGAGGAGACCAGACATGA
- a CDS encoding 2,3-dihydroxyphenylpropionate 1,2-dioxygenase → MGRLALAAATSHVGAIVKNSDADPELSGVLHDAWQRLDAEIEGARLDAVVLVATDHYETFGLENYPAFCLGLADEHHGWAEFGNPGGTVPGRPDVAAALLDGLTARGFDLARSHTMALDHSFMVPLAKLPSAAAAGVVPLFVNCNTPPLPSLRRCLDLGAALRETVRALPGGLRIGVLGTGGLSHWVGLPRFGEINEEFDTRLLGLLEEGRAADVLDWDDDRILDEAGNGALEIRTWLIAAGAAGGPARVHAYRPMPAWTVGIGISAFEVTP, encoded by the coding sequence ATGGGACGCCTCGCCCTGGCGGCCGCGACCTCCCACGTTGGCGCGATCGTCAAGAACTCCGACGCCGACCCCGAACTCTCCGGGGTCCTGCACGACGCCTGGCAGCGGCTCGACGCCGAGATCGAGGGTGCCCGCCTGGACGCCGTCGTGCTGGTCGCCACCGACCACTACGAGACGTTCGGGCTGGAGAACTACCCGGCCTTCTGCCTGGGGCTCGCCGACGAACACCACGGATGGGCGGAGTTCGGCAACCCCGGCGGTACCGTGCCCGGCCGTCCGGACGTGGCGGCGGCGCTGCTCGACGGGTTGACCGCGCGCGGGTTCGACCTCGCACGCTCCCACACCATGGCGCTGGACCACAGCTTCATGGTGCCGCTGGCCAAGCTGCCGTCGGCCGCGGCGGCCGGTGTCGTCCCGCTGTTCGTCAACTGCAACACCCCGCCGCTGCCGTCGCTGCGCCGCTGCCTGGACCTGGGCGCCGCGCTGCGCGAGACGGTACGGGCACTCCCGGGGGGCCTCCGGATCGGCGTTCTCGGCACCGGCGGCCTGTCGCACTGGGTGGGGCTGCCGCGCTTCGGCGAGATCAACGAGGAGTTCGACACCCGGCTGCTCGGGCTCCTCGAAGAAGGCCGTGCGGCCGACGTCCTCGACTGGGACGACGACCGGATCCTCGACGAGGCCGGGAACGGAGCCCTAGAGATCCGCACCTGGCTGATCGCGGCGGGCGCGGCCGGCGGACCCGCACGCGTCCACGCCTACCGCCCCATGCCCGCCTGGACGGTCGGCATCGGCATCAGCGCCTTCGAGGTGACCCCGTGA
- a CDS encoding hydantoinase B/oxoprolinase family protein, whose translation MTTTATAETGTIDPITFEVIRHRLLAITDEQGATLAAISGSTHVVEASDYNVGLYLPDGSVAAMGRTILSHASSMAAITRSVIEDCTEDPGIAPGDMFIVNDPWKGTVHAQDVGLIAPIFFEGELLAWTGAMCHMVDVGGMTPGSFCIDATDSYQEGLQMPPTKLVDGGRVRTDVWNLILAHTRMAPTVNLDLRALIGANNTAVRAMTALAGKYGAGTVRTVMENLIGLSEKRLRNRLAKLPDARLHSRAFLDNDGGLAQSRENATYEIDLVLTKRGDVLRFDFSGSSPQAKGYINCAHSGMMAGIAAALLPTLAFDAPWNEGLFKPVEVECPEGLICNASRPAAVSGGALEAGWLVEMTATECLSKLAACSDELLREAQAGPAGGPDKFVLTGAGENGARQTYVIMDCLATGGAAYAHRDGAWTQGQHNIERQRISNVEAVEMDSPLMYLWRGLVADSGGAGRYRGGMSMGAVYTVHGGRDVTALNSAHGWEVPNSTGIFGGYPGAQNTRTVIHGSDVKARLAAGEIPRPEELAGERPVMRGRQGLYALGDDDVLATVPQAGGGWGDPLDRPAEHVQADLDFGAITPDAAVRLYGVALTADGRVDAEATAQVRARLRTGRRALPAERPLPEAPEGPRTRIHPMGDGMEVVQVGARRWVACGCGRVLAPAGEPWRPYAAVEVGYDVHELGHATRLDAGLELRRYACPACGRLQATDVVRKGDAHLDDIRLLAAGEE comes from the coding sequence GTGACCACCACCGCCACCGCGGAGACCGGCACCATCGACCCGATCACCTTCGAAGTGATCCGGCACCGGCTGCTGGCGATCACCGACGAGCAGGGCGCGACCCTGGCCGCCATCTCCGGCTCCACCCACGTGGTCGAGGCCAGCGACTACAACGTCGGGCTCTACCTTCCGGACGGCTCGGTCGCCGCGATGGGCCGCACGATCCTGTCCCACGCCTCGTCCATGGCCGCCATCACCCGGTCGGTCATCGAGGACTGCACCGAGGATCCCGGCATCGCCCCCGGCGACATGTTCATCGTCAACGACCCCTGGAAGGGAACCGTCCACGCCCAGGACGTCGGCCTCATCGCCCCCATCTTCTTCGAGGGCGAGCTGCTCGCCTGGACCGGCGCCATGTGCCACATGGTCGACGTCGGCGGTATGACCCCCGGCAGCTTCTGCATCGACGCGACCGACTCCTACCAGGAGGGCCTGCAGATGCCGCCGACCAAGCTGGTCGACGGTGGGCGGGTCCGAACCGACGTGTGGAACCTGATCCTCGCGCACACCCGGATGGCACCGACCGTCAACCTGGACCTCCGGGCGCTCATCGGCGCGAACAACACCGCGGTCCGCGCGATGACCGCACTGGCCGGGAAGTACGGAGCCGGCACCGTCCGGACGGTCATGGAGAACCTGATCGGCCTGTCGGAGAAGCGGTTGCGCAACCGGCTGGCCAAGCTGCCCGACGCACGCCTGCACTCGCGGGCGTTCCTCGACAACGACGGCGGCCTGGCGCAGTCGCGAGAGAACGCGACGTACGAGATCGACCTGGTGCTGACCAAGCGCGGCGACGTGCTGCGCTTCGACTTCTCCGGCTCGTCCCCGCAGGCCAAGGGCTACATCAACTGCGCCCACTCCGGCATGATGGCCGGGATCGCGGCGGCGCTGCTGCCCACGCTCGCCTTCGACGCCCCGTGGAACGAGGGGCTGTTCAAGCCGGTCGAGGTGGAGTGCCCCGAGGGGCTGATCTGCAACGCCTCCCGACCGGCGGCCGTCAGCGGCGGAGCGCTGGAGGCGGGCTGGCTGGTCGAGATGACGGCCACGGAGTGCCTGTCGAAGCTGGCGGCCTGCTCCGACGAGCTGCTGCGCGAGGCGCAGGCCGGCCCGGCCGGCGGACCCGACAAGTTCGTGCTCACCGGCGCCGGGGAGAACGGGGCCCGGCAGACCTACGTGATCATGGACTGCCTGGCGACCGGCGGCGCCGCCTACGCCCACCGCGACGGTGCCTGGACGCAGGGCCAGCACAACATCGAGAGACAGCGCATCTCCAACGTCGAGGCCGTCGAGATGGACTCGCCGCTGATGTACCTGTGGCGCGGCCTGGTCGCCGATTCCGGCGGCGCCGGCCGGTACCGCGGCGGCATGAGCATGGGTGCGGTCTACACCGTGCACGGCGGGCGGGACGTCACCGCGCTCAACTCCGCGCACGGCTGGGAGGTGCCCAACTCCACCGGCATCTTCGGCGGATACCCGGGCGCGCAGAACACCCGGACCGTCATTCACGGCAGCGACGTCAAGGCGCGCCTGGCCGCCGGCGAGATCCCCCGGCCGGAGGAGCTGGCGGGGGAACGCCCGGTGATGCGCGGCCGGCAGGGCCTCTACGCCCTGGGCGACGACGACGTGCTGGCCACCGTCCCGCAGGCGGGCGGCGGGTGGGGCGACCCGCTGGACCGGCCCGCCGAGCACGTCCAGGCCGATCTGGACTTCGGTGCGATCACCCCGGACGCGGCCGTCCGCCTCTACGGCGTGGCGCTGACCGCGGACGGCCGGGTCGATGCCGAGGCCACCGCGCAGGTGCGTGCTCGCCTGCGCACCGGGCGCCGTGCCCTGCCCGCCGAACGGCCGCTGCCCGAGGCCCCCGAAGGTCCGCGCACCCGGATCCACCCGATGGGCGACGGTATGGAGGTCGTCCAGGTGGGGGCCCGGCGCTGGGTCGCCTGCGGCTGCGGCCGCGTGCTCGCCCCGGCGGGCGAGCCGTGGCGCCCGTACGCGGCCGTGGAGGTCGGCTACGACGTGCACGAACTCGGCCATGCCACCCGCCTGGACGCGGGACTGGAATTGCGCCGCTACGCGTGCCCCGCCTGCGGACGGCTCCAGGCGACCGACGTCGTCCGCAAGGGCGACGCCCATCTCGACGACATCCGGCTGCTCGCAGCAGGGGAGGAGTGA
- a CDS encoding hydantoinase/oxoprolinase family protein: MDSNSDPVPRFFVGTDVGGTFTDLVVLRDGRPPRLFKSPTTPDDRSEGVVNALRLAAESYGMDLPGFCAAIGYFAHGTTAATNALIERKGAPTALLTTRGFSDTMLIQRSMTSWVGMGAATGHYSRRRNPEQIVPRSRIAEITERIDAAGAEIVALDEAEARATLRRLRAEGVRALAVSFLWSFVNGAHEERVARIIEEEWPEAYSTLSHEVAPVIGEYERSATTVVNSYLGPVIRDYIAGLEGRLRSTGFTGDFSIMDSGGGVMRAEDAARRASSMLTSGPAGGVLASTALAARLGHPNVITSDMGGTSFDVGLIIDGEPLVERISEVGDLHLALPRIKVTAIGAGGGSLAAVDESGVLVVGPESAGSVPGPACYGRGGDRPTVTDADVVLGIIDPERFLGGRMPLERSLAEKAIRTHIAEPLGLGVEEAAAGIRRVADNQMADLLRKVTVGQGHDPRDFVVYAYGGAGPTHAYAYTEAAGIATLVVPPTSTVHSAYGTVTSDRYRAVQTTEVHRTPPGADDPAAHLDAGRITESFDALAERCLADLDGDRRARLSRVAYLKFRRQSHELPLPVPDGPVTTGVLRELIGEFRAAYERIYGAGTALLGAGVEIHTLRVEGRVKVSDVREGPYPGSADPDASLIGEREVHFPETGRIATRVYRGEGLGAGAALRGPAILEFAGTTVVIGPSQTLHVDQRNNLVIDCKGEA, encoded by the coding sequence GTGGATAGTAATTCGGACCCGGTGCCGCGGTTCTTCGTGGGGACGGACGTCGGCGGGACCTTCACCGACCTCGTCGTTCTCCGGGACGGGCGGCCTCCGCGGTTGTTCAAGTCGCCGACGACGCCGGACGACCGGTCGGAGGGCGTGGTCAACGCCCTGAGGCTCGCCGCCGAGTCCTACGGCATGGATCTGCCCGGGTTCTGCGCTGCGATCGGGTACTTCGCGCACGGTACGACGGCGGCCACGAACGCGCTGATCGAGCGCAAAGGCGCGCCGACCGCGCTGCTCACGACGCGGGGCTTCAGCGACACGATGCTGATCCAGCGGTCGATGACCTCGTGGGTGGGCATGGGCGCGGCGACCGGGCACTACAGCCGGCGGCGGAACCCGGAGCAGATCGTGCCGCGGTCGCGGATCGCCGAGATCACCGAACGGATCGACGCGGCCGGTGCGGAGATCGTCGCCCTGGACGAGGCCGAGGCGCGGGCCACGCTGCGGCGGCTGCGGGCCGAAGGGGTACGGGCGCTGGCGGTGTCGTTCCTGTGGTCGTTCGTCAACGGCGCGCACGAGGAACGGGTCGCACGGATCATCGAGGAGGAGTGGCCCGAGGCCTACAGCACTCTCTCCCACGAGGTCGCGCCGGTGATCGGGGAGTACGAGCGGTCGGCCACCACCGTCGTCAACAGCTACCTGGGCCCGGTGATCCGGGACTACATCGCGGGGCTGGAGGGGCGGCTGCGCTCCACCGGCTTCACCGGCGACTTCTCGATCATGGATTCCGGCGGCGGGGTGATGCGGGCCGAGGACGCCGCGCGCCGCGCGTCCTCGATGCTCACCTCGGGTCCCGCCGGCGGCGTGCTGGCCTCGACCGCGCTCGCCGCCCGGCTCGGGCATCCCAACGTCATCACCTCCGACATGGGCGGCACCAGCTTCGATGTCGGCCTGATCATCGATGGCGAGCCGCTGGTCGAGCGGATCAGCGAGGTCGGCGACCTGCATCTGGCGCTGCCGCGGATCAAGGTGACGGCGATCGGCGCGGGCGGCGGTTCGCTGGCGGCCGTGGACGAGTCGGGCGTGCTGGTGGTCGGACCGGAGAGCGCCGGCTCGGTGCCGGGACCGGCCTGCTACGGGCGCGGCGGGGACCGGCCGACCGTGACCGACGCCGACGTGGTGCTGGGCATCATCGACCCGGAGCGCTTCCTGGGCGGCCGGATGCCGCTGGAACGTTCCCTCGCCGAGAAGGCCATCCGGACGCACATCGCCGAACCGCTCGGTCTCGGCGTCGAGGAAGCCGCCGCGGGCATCCGCAGAGTCGCCGACAACCAGATGGCGGACCTGCTGCGCAAGGTCACGGTCGGGCAGGGCCACGACCCCCGCGACTTCGTCGTCTACGCCTACGGGGGCGCCGGGCCGACGCACGCCTACGCCTACACCGAGGCGGCCGGGATCGCGACGCTCGTCGTCCCGCCGACCTCGACGGTGCACTCGGCGTACGGGACGGTGACCTCGGACCGCTACCGCGCGGTGCAGACGACCGAGGTCCACCGCACCCCACCGGGAGCGGACGATCCCGCCGCGCATCTGGACGCCGGGCGGATCACCGAGTCCTTCGACGCGCTCGCCGAACGCTGCCTGGCCGACCTGGACGGGGACCGCCGCGCCCGGCTCTCGCGCGTCGCGTACCTGAAGTTCCGCCGCCAGTCCCACGAGCTCCCGCTGCCGGTACCGGACGGCCCGGTGACCACCGGAGTGCTGCGGGAGCTGATCGGGGAGTTCCGGGCCGCCTACGAGCGGATCTACGGCGCCGGGACGGCGCTGCTGGGCGCGGGAGTCGAGATCCACACCCTGCGGGTCGAGGGCCGGGTGAAGGTCAGCGACGTCCGGGAGGGGCCGTATCCGGGGTCGGCCGATCCCGACGCCTCCCTCATCGGTGAACGGGAGGTGCACTTCCCCGAGACCGGCCGGATCGCCACCCGCGTGTACCGGGGTGAGGGACTGGGCGCGGGTGCGGCGCTGCGCGGCCCGGCGATCCTGGAGTTCGCCGGCACCACGGTGGTCATCGGCCCCTCCCAGACGCTCCACGTAGACCAGCGCAACAACCTCGTCATCGACTGCAAGGGGGAGGCGTGA
- a CDS encoding helix-turn-helix transcriptional regulator, translated as MTHMLRFAPLCVVIQVTGNGPVRTAERPPGSLVTALTPAFDLSQPTISHHLKLLREAGLIDGERRGTWVYYRLVPEATDRLANILTRPGGEPLPQSTGARS; from the coding sequence GTGACGCATATGTTGCGCTTCGCGCCACTCTGCGTGGTGATCCAGGTCACCGGCAATGGCCCGGTCCGCACTGCGGAACGCCCGCCCGGATCACTCGTCACCGCTCTGACGCCGGCGTTCGACCTGTCGCAGCCGACGATCTCCCACCACCTGAAGCTGCTGCGCGAGGCCGGACTCATCGACGGGGAGCGGCGGGGCACCTGGGTGTACTACCGGCTCGTCCCGGAGGCGACCGACCGGCTGGCGAACATCCTGACCCGGCCCGGCGGGGAGCCGCTGCCGCAGTCCACGGGGGCCCGCTCTTGA